In Salmo salar chromosome ssa24, Ssal_v3.1, whole genome shotgun sequence, the following proteins share a genomic window:
- the LOC106585360 gene encoding Krueppel-like factor 9 isoform X2 produces MDLRVSGDTARAPHSSTEKQSRNKKAVIVHVSSEKRHCCPFSGCGKMYGKSSHLKAHLRVHTGERPFQCTWPDCTKRFSRSDELTRHYRTHTGEKRFTCPLCDKCFMRSDHLTKHARRHAGFHPSMLQGPTVRRSRSSTSFSSCDSGDQSPTEV; encoded by the exons GGTGAGCGGGGACACTGCAAGGGCGCCACATTCCTCGACAGAAAAGCAGTCACGGAACAAGAAGGCTGTGATTGTGCATGTGTCCTCAGAGAAGAGACATTGTTGCCCGTTCAGCGGCTGTGGGAAGATGTATGGCAAGTCTTCCCACCTTAAAGCCCACCTTAGAGTGCACACTG GTGAGAGGCCATTCCAGTGTACCTGGCCAGACTGCACTAAGAGGTTTTCTCGTTCAGACGAGTTGACACGCCACTACCGAACACATACGGGGGAGAAGCGCTTCACCTGCCCACTATGTGACAAGTGTTTCATGAGGAGTGATCATCTGACCAAACACGCCCGCCGCCACGCAGGCTTTCACCCCAGCATGCTTCAGGGCCCCACAGTCAGAAGAAGCcgctcctccacctccttctcctcctgcgACTCTGGAGACCAGAGCCCTACTGAGGTGTGA
- the LOC106585360 gene encoding Krueppel-like factor 9 isoform X1, whose protein sequence is MSEVDLAAECLVSIANRRPPEDRCPDAKPKEDMSKENQENRTLLMVAMILLDLNKCNQITRSETCGGGSRCLGQSDANSMVNESLCGHRVSGDTARAPHSSTEKQSRNKKAVIVHVSSEKRHCCPFSGCGKMYGKSSHLKAHLRVHTGERPFQCTWPDCTKRFSRSDELTRHYRTHTGEKRFTCPLCDKCFMRSDHLTKHARRHAGFHPSMLQGPTVRRSRSSTSFSSCDSGDQSPTEV, encoded by the exons ATGTCGGAGGTTGATCTCGCTGCCGAGTGTTTAGTCTCCATCGCAAACCGCCGCCCACCGGAGGACCGCTGTCCCGATGCCAAACCGAAAGAAGACATGTCGAAAGAGAACCAAGAAAATAGGACTTTGTTAATGGTGGCGATGATTTTGCTCGACCTGAACAAATGTAACCAGATAACACGCAGTGAGACATGTGGTGGGGGTAGTAGATGTCTGGGCCAAAGTGATGCCAACAGCATGGTTAACGAATCCCTGTGTGGTCACAGGGTGAGCGGGGACACTGCAAGGGCGCCACATTCCTCGACAGAAAAGCAGTCACGGAACAAGAAGGCTGTGATTGTGCATGTGTCCTCAGAGAAGAGACATTGTTGCCCGTTCAGCGGCTGTGGGAAGATGTATGGCAAGTCTTCCCACCTTAAAGCCCACCTTAGAGTGCACACTG GTGAGAGGCCATTCCAGTGTACCTGGCCAGACTGCACTAAGAGGTTTTCTCGTTCAGACGAGTTGACACGCCACTACCGAACACATACGGGGGAGAAGCGCTTCACCTGCCCACTATGTGACAAGTGTTTCATGAGGAGTGATCATCTGACCAAACACGCCCGCCGCCACGCAGGCTTTCACCCCAGCATGCTTCAGGGCCCCACAGTCAGAAGAAGCcgctcctccacctccttctcctcctgcgACTCTGGAGACCAGAGCCCTACTGAGGTGTGA